DNA sequence from the Amycolatopsis sp. Hca4 genome:
AGTTCGACACGGGTGGCTCCTGCGACGGTGAGCGCATGACGACCCACCGGCTGCGCCGCATCGCGATGGACACCCGACCGCTGGCGCATCCGGTGTTCCGCCGGACGTTCTTCGGCCAAGGCGCCGCGGTCATCGGGACGGTGGTCACCGAAGTCGCCGTTCCGGTGCAGGTCTACGACCTCTCGCACGCTTCGTTCGACGTCGGTCTAGCCGGGCTGGCCGGTCTCGTCCCGATCCTCGTGTTCGGGCTCTACGGCGGCGCGGTGGCCGACGCCGTGGACCGGCGGCGGCTGTACCTCGCCTCCTCGGGGCTCACCTGGACGGTCACGCTGGCGCTGTTCGCCCAGGCAATGGCCGGGGTCGGGTCGGTGCCGCTGATCCTCGGGCTCGTCGCCGTCCAGTCCGGCGGCTTCGCCGTCTCGTCGGCCGTGCGCGGCGCGATCACCCCGGCCCTCGTCCCGCCGGAGGTGGTGCCCGCGGCCAACTCGCTCACGTTCACCGCCTCGACGGTCGGCCAGGTGCTGGGCCCCCTGCTCGCGGGAGCGCTCCTCGGCCTCCCGGACGGGTTCTGCTACGCCTACGGCGTCGACGCGGTGCTGTTCACGGCGGCGCTCTACGCCACCTTCCGGCTCCCGCCGCTGCCCGGAACGGATCCGATCGGCCGTCCGGGGCTGCGATCGGTCCTCGACGGCCTGCGCTTCCTCGCCGGCCACCGGGTCCTGCTGATGTCGTTCCTGGTCGACATCGCCGCGATGGTGCTGGCCATGCCGACGGCGTTGTTCCCGCAAGCCGCGGAGACGAGGTGGCACGGCGGAGTCGGCCTGCTGTACGCGTCGATCGCGGCAGGCTCGGTCCTCGCCGGGCTGTCCAGCGGCTGGATCGGAAGGGTGCGGCGCCAAGGCGCTGCCCTCGCGGTGGCGGTCGCGGTCTGGGCGGGGGCCGTCGCCCTGGCGGGCGTCGCCCCGAGTTTGTGGCCGGCGGTGACGTTGCTCGTCGTCGCGGGCGCGGCCGACTTCGTCAGCGCGGTGTACCGGCAGACGATCCTGCAGACCGCCGTCCCCGACCGGATGCGTGGCCGGCTGCAGGGGGTGTACACGGTCGTCGTCGCGGGTGGTCCCCGTCTCGGTGATTTGCGCGCGGGGCTGATGGCCTCGGCGCTGCCGCTGGTGGTGGCGTGGTCCGGAACCGCGCTGGTGTGCGTGGCGCTCGTCCTGGGCGGCGCCTTCTTGGTGCGGCCGTTCTGGCGCTACACGGCGTCGGGAGTCGAATCCCGGTGAAGGAGTTGCTCGGTAATCTGTCCACAAAGGAGGATGCTGATCATCGTACGCAGGGCCGCCACGGCTCGGCCACCCGCGTCACCGGTCCGGCTCTAGCCGCGGGGGCGGGCAACCACGACAGTGACAGGTATGAACGAGCCTGGGCGGACGTCCGTGTCACCTCCTCCGTGGTGGGAGCAGAGCGGCCAGGACCGGGTCGCGGCCGCTCTGGTCGCCGCGCGCTCCGGTGACGAGGCCGCCTGGGACGAGCTCGTCGACCGGACCGCGCCCTTGCTGTGGGCGGTGCTCCGATCCGCGGAGGTCGGCAAGGAAGCCGCCGATCGGATCGTGGAGCAGGTGTACCTGCGGATGGTGCGAAACCTGGACGAGATCCACGATGGAAGCGAGCTGCTGCGCTGGGTCGCCCGTGTTGCAGGCGGAGACGGGAGCGCATGGTCCGAGGTCCGATACACGCAGGAGCTCGGCCCCTTTTGGTACGCCCGGATCGACCGGGCTTTCGCCCGGTTGTCCTCCGGTGCGCACCGGCTGCTCCAGCTGA
Encoded proteins:
- a CDS encoding RNA polymerase sigma factor, with amino-acid sequence MNEPGRTSVSPPPWWEQSGQDRVAAALVAARSGDEAAWDELVDRTAPLLWAVLRSAEVGKEAADRIVEQVYLRMVRNLDEIHDGSELLRWVARVAGGDGSAWSEVRYTQELGPFWYARIDRAFARLSSGAHRLLQLIHLAA
- a CDS encoding MFS transporter, encoding MTTHRLRRIAMDTRPLAHPVFRRTFFGQGAAVIGTVVTEVAVPVQVYDLSHASFDVGLAGLAGLVPILVFGLYGGAVADAVDRRRLYLASSGLTWTVTLALFAQAMAGVGSVPLILGLVAVQSGGFAVSSAVRGAITPALVPPEVVPAANSLTFTASTVGQVLGPLLAGALLGLPDGFCYAYGVDAVLFTAALYATFRLPPLPGTDPIGRPGLRSVLDGLRFLAGHRVLLMSFLVDIAAMVLAMPTALFPQAAETRWHGGVGLLYASIAAGSVLAGLSSGWIGRVRRQGAALAVAVAVWAGAVALAGVAPSLWPAVTLLVVAGAADFVSAVYRQTILQTAVPDRMRGRLQGVYTVVVAGGPRLGDLRAGLMASALPLVVAWSGTALVCVALVLGGAFLVRPFWRYTASGVESR